One Corvus moneduloides isolate bCorMon1 chromosome 21, bCorMon1.pri, whole genome shotgun sequence DNA window includes the following coding sequences:
- the CLIC3 gene encoding chloride intracellular channel protein 3 — protein sequence MAEKPQIQLFIKASEDGESVGYCPFCQRLFMVLLLKGVPFTLTTVDVKRALDVLKDFAPGAQLPVLLYNGEPKTDTIAIEEFLEDQLGPPMCPSLVPQYPESSLAGNDIFHKFSAFIKNPVPAQDDVLQRSLLRALLKLDEYLSSPLEHELARDPHLRASQRRFLDGDHLTLADCNLLPKLNIVQVVCQHYRRFGIPKDLRGVWRYLSSASETKEFKYTCPKSQEIIQAYRSVVRAPQ from the exons ATGGCCGagaaaccccaaatccagctcTTCATCAAG GCAAGCGAGGATGGGGAGAGCGTGGGGTACTGCCCCTTCTGCCAGCGGCTCTtcatggtgctgctgctcaaaGGAGTGCCCTTCACCCTCACCACTGTGGACGTGAAGAG GGCGCTGGACGTGCTGAAGGACTTCGCACCGGGTGCCCAGCTGCCAGTCCTGCTCTACAACGGCGAGCCCAAGACCGACACCATCGCCATTGAGGAGTTCCTGGAGGATCAGCTGGGCCCCCCCAT GTGCCCCAGTCTGGTCCCGCAGTACCCAGAGTCAAGCCTGGCTGGGAACGACATTTTCCACAAGTTCTCCGCCTTCATCAAGAACCCGGTGCCTGCCCAGGACGACG tgctgcagcgGAGCCTGCTGCGGGCCTTGCTGAAGCTGGATGAGTACCTGAGCTCCCCTCTGGAACACGAGCTGGCCCGCGACCCCCACCTCCGGGCCTCGCAGCGCCGCTTCCTCGACGGAGACCACCTCACATTGGCCGACTGCAACCTGCTGCCCAAGCTAAACATTGTTCAG GTCGTGTGCCAGCACTACCGCCGCTTTGGGATCCCCAAGGACCTGCGGGGCGTGTGGCGGTacctcagcagtgccagtgaAACCAAGGAGTTCAAGTACACCTGCCCCAAGAGCCAGGAGATTATACAAGCCTATCGTTCCGTGGTCCGGGCACCGCAGTGA
- the TMEM141 gene encoding transmembrane protein 141 isoform X2 produces the protein MVNLGVRRVEDDVAAKHPALQQYAACQSHAFMKGIGTFLAGTGRSSHLGIARAVLGRSPGAAGTSRPCPVTSAPVSAGSGAAFAVQKLARQKLPYSHQWSLLLAAAAGSLGSYVVTRAETQKCSNFWIYLETGKSPQELSVTGGVSQPAENLPSAEDGDGAATSVRKNRYGDVVE, from the exons ATGGTCAACCTGGGCGTGCGGCGGGTGGAGGATGATGTGGCCGCCAAGCACCCG GCGCTGCAGCAGTACGCGGCCTGCCAGTCTCACGCCTTCATGAAGGGCATCGGCACCTTCCTGGCAGGTACGGGCCGGTCCAGCCACCTGGGCATCGCCCGGGCTGTCCTTGGCCGCTCCCCGGGCGCAGCGGGGACGTCCCGGCCGTGTCCGGTGACCTCGGCCCCGGTCTCGGCAGGCAGCGGGGCCGCCTTCGCAGTGCAGAAGCTGGCGCGGCAGAAGCTGCCGTACAGCCATCAGTGGAGCCTGCTGCTGGCCGCGG ctgcagggtCCCTCGGAAGCTACGTGGTAACCAGAGCTGAGACGCAGAAATGCTCCAACTTCTGGATTTACCTGGAGACAGGCAAGTCCCCACAGGAGCTCAGCGTGACTGGTGGGGTGTCTCAGCCCGCAG AAAACCTCCCCAGTGCAGAGGACGGGGACGGCGCCGCAACATCGGTGAGGAAGAACAGGTACGGTGACGTGGTGGAGTAG
- the TMEM141 gene encoding transmembrane protein 141 isoform X1, which produces MVNLGVRRVEDDVAAKHPALQQYAACQSHAFMKGIGTFLAGSGAAFAVQKLARQKLPYSHQWSLLLAAGKCPARAVQRGVCRWRVPFSSHLPVPRPRGLRRGRGSRCCPHQDAAGNLRRTSASPAAGSLGSYVVTRAETQKCSNFWIYLETGKSPQELSVTGGVSQPAENLPSAEDGDGAATSVRKNRYGDVVE; this is translated from the exons ATGGTCAACCTGGGCGTGCGGCGGGTGGAGGATGATGTGGCCGCCAAGCACCCG GCGCTGCAGCAGTACGCGGCCTGCCAGTCTCACGCCTTCATGAAGGGCATCGGCACCTTCCTGGCAG GCAGCGGGGCCGCCTTCGCAGTGCAGAAGCTGGCGCGGCAGAAGCTGCCGTACAGCCATCAGTGGAGCCTGCTGCTGGCCGCGGGTAAGTGCCCAGCCCGGGCGGTGCAGAGGGGTGTTTGCCGGTGGCGTGTCCCTTTCTCCAGCCACCTTCCTGTGCCCCGGCCCCGAGGGCTCAGGAGGGGTCGCGGCAGCAGGTGCTGTCCCCaccaggatgctgctggcaaTCTCAGGCGCACCTCGgcttccccagctgcagggtCCCTCGGAAGCTACGTGGTAACCAGAGCTGAGACGCAGAAATGCTCCAACTTCTGGATTTACCTGGAGACAGGCAAGTCCCCACAGGAGCTCAGCGTGACTGGTGGGGTGTCTCAGCCCGCAG AAAACCTCCCCAGTGCAGAGGACGGGGACGGCGCCGCAACATCGGTGAGGAAGAACAGGTACGGTGACGTGGTGGAGTAG
- the PAXX gene encoding protein PAXX isoform X3, with protein MVEPVGPFHLLRAAPGRFLCYCGPDGAVYVTDAMEVWAGELGDGPALGCRCPPEEHGAMLRAALGHGAAALSLGPGSATLRLPEEPRCPALALAQLPAAEARNQLRALVFGMAGCIESLERRLEAAETLASSCSPEKNAARSQQLFLPGRRCQGHLPWSCSLVSSPPWRLLVLYPCALQDTRSALGCGCWQPPIVLVLFRAEQGQGSMWWLSGCLGCSGQRLGIASLRRAGFAVLLDWRLWQVHGSFWERRPSLALPCALWLLVLPGWAPAGSLWPWRDWQGCQSSWLTCDLCPACS; from the exons ATGGTGGAACCGGTCGGGCCGTTTCACCTGCTGCGAGCCGCGCCGGGCCGATTTCTCTGCTACTGCGGGCCCGACGGCGCCGTCTA TGTGACCGACGCGATGGAGGTCTGGGCCGGGGAGCTCGGCGACGGCCCGGCGCTCGGCTGC CGGTGCCCGCCGGAGGAGCACGGCGCGATGCTCAG GGCCGCCCTGGGTCACGGGGCCGCCGCGCTGAGCCTGGGCCCGGGTTCGGCCACGCTGCGGCTGCCGGAGGAGCCGCGGTGCCCGGCCCTGGCCCTTGCCCAGCTGCCCGCCGCCGAGGCGCGCAACCAGCTGCGGGCGCTGGTCTTCGGCATGGCCGGCTGCATCGAGAGCCTGGAGAGGCGCCTGGAAG CAGCGGAGACGTTGGCATCTTCCTGCAGCCCCGAGAAGAACGCTGCCCggagccagcagctcttcctgccaGGTAGGCGCTGCCAGGGGCacctgccctggtcctgcagTCTTGTGTCTTCTCCTCCCTGGAGGCTGCTGGTCCTGTATCCATGTGCTCTCCAGGACACTCGGAGTGCCCTcggctgtggctgctggcagccacCCATTGTCCTGGTGCTGTTCcgggcagagcaggggcagggctcGATGTGGTGGCTCTCGGGCTGTTTGGGATGCTCAGGTCAAAGGCTGGGCATTGCCAGCCTCAGGAGGGCAGGCTTTGCTGTGCTTCTGGACTGGAGGCTGTGGCAGGTCCATGGCTCCTTTTGGGAGAGGAGGCCAAGTTTGGCTCTTCCTtgtgctctgtggctgctggtcctgccaggctgggctcccGCAGGCTCCCTCTGGCCCTGGAGGGACTGgcagggctgccagagctctTGGCTCACCTGTGATCTGTGTCCTGCTTGTTCCTGA
- the PAXX gene encoding protein PAXX isoform X4, producing the protein MAELPGPALVRTRPFPPPAPFHRPFRRGHGGTGRAVSPAASRAGPISLLLRARRRRLCDRRDGGLGRGARRRPGARLPVPAGGARRDAQVGAAALGPASLRAPSQPGLPPPQAPARPGLPLCPAPLTAAPRRAALGHGAAALSLGPGSATLRLPEEPRCPALALAQLPAAEARNQLRALVFGMAGCIESLERRLEAAETLASSCSPEKNAARSQQLFLPDPSPRKSKASGSALPAKRKVPGESLINPGFKSKKAPSGVNFEDS; encoded by the exons ATGGCGGAGCTGCCGGGCCCGGCCCTGGTCAGGACCCGCCCTTTTCCACCACCCGCCCCTTTTCACCGCCCCTTCCGCCGCGGCCATGGTGGAACCGGTCGGGCCGTTTCACCTGCTGCGAGCCGCGCCGGGCCGATTTCTCTGCTACTGCGGGCCCGACGGCGCCGTCTA TGTGACCGACGCGATGGAGGTCTGGGCCGGGGAGCTCGGCGACGGCCCGGCGCTCGGCTGC CGGTGCCCGCCGGAGGAGCACGGCGCGATGCTCAGGTGGGTGCCGCCGCCCTGGGACCTGCCTCGCTCCGGGCACCTTCTCAGCCCGGGCTGCCCCCACCGCAGGCCCCAGCTCGCCCGGGGCTCCCTCTctgccccgctcccctcacCGCCGCTCCCCGCAGGGCCGCCCTGGGTCACGGGGCCGCCGCGCTGAGCCTGGGCCCGGGTTCGGCCACGCTGCGGCTGCCGGAGGAGCCGCGGTGCCCGGCCCTGGCCCTTGCCCAGCTGCCCGCCGCCGAGGCGCGCAACCAGCTGCGGGCGCTGGTCTTCGGCATGGCCGGCTGCATCGAGAGCCTGGAGAGGCGCCTGGAAG CAGCGGAGACGTTGGCATCTTCCTGCAGCCCCGAGAAGAACGCTGCCCggagccagcagctcttcctgccaG ATCCCAGCCCCAGGAAGAGTAAGGCTTCTGGCTCAGCTTTGCCAGCCAAGAGGAAGGTCCCGGGGGAGTCTCTCATTAACCCTGGTTTCAAGAg CAAGAAGGCGCCATCTGGAGTGAACTTCGAGGACTCCTGA
- the PAXX gene encoding protein PAXX isoform X1: protein MAELPGPALVRTRPFPPPAPFHRPFRRGHGGTGRAVSPAASRAGPISLLLRARRRRLCDRRDGGLGRGARRRPGARLPVPAGGARRDAQVGAAALGPASLRAPSQPGLPPPQAPARPGLPLCPAPLTAAPRRAALGHGAAALSLGPGSATLRLPEEPRCPALALAQLPAAEARNQLRALVFGMAGCIESLERRLEAAETLASSCSPEKNAARSQQLFLPGRRCQGHLPWSCSLVSSPPWRLLVLYPCALQDTRSALGCGCWQPPIVLVLFRAEQGQGSMWWLSGCLGCSGQRLGIASLRRAGFAVLLDWRLWQVHGSFWERRPSLALPCALWLLVLPGWAPAGSLWPWRDWQGCQSSWLTCDLCPACS, encoded by the exons ATGGCGGAGCTGCCGGGCCCGGCCCTGGTCAGGACCCGCCCTTTTCCACCACCCGCCCCTTTTCACCGCCCCTTCCGCCGCGGCCATGGTGGAACCGGTCGGGCCGTTTCACCTGCTGCGAGCCGCGCCGGGCCGATTTCTCTGCTACTGCGGGCCCGACGGCGCCGTCTA TGTGACCGACGCGATGGAGGTCTGGGCCGGGGAGCTCGGCGACGGCCCGGCGCTCGGCTGC CGGTGCCCGCCGGAGGAGCACGGCGCGATGCTCAGGTGGGTGCCGCCGCCCTGGGACCTGCCTCGCTCCGGGCACCTTCTCAGCCCGGGCTGCCCCCACCGCAGGCCCCAGCTCGCCCGGGGCTCCCTCTctgccccgctcccctcacCGCCGCTCCCCGCAGGGCCGCCCTGGGTCACGGGGCCGCCGCGCTGAGCCTGGGCCCGGGTTCGGCCACGCTGCGGCTGCCGGAGGAGCCGCGGTGCCCGGCCCTGGCCCTTGCCCAGCTGCCCGCCGCCGAGGCGCGCAACCAGCTGCGGGCGCTGGTCTTCGGCATGGCCGGCTGCATCGAGAGCCTGGAGAGGCGCCTGGAAG CAGCGGAGACGTTGGCATCTTCCTGCAGCCCCGAGAAGAACGCTGCCCggagccagcagctcttcctgccaGGTAGGCGCTGCCAGGGGCacctgccctggtcctgcagTCTTGTGTCTTCTCCTCCCTGGAGGCTGCTGGTCCTGTATCCATGTGCTCTCCAGGACACTCGGAGTGCCCTcggctgtggctgctggcagccacCCATTGTCCTGGTGCTGTTCcgggcagagcaggggcagggctcGATGTGGTGGCTCTCGGGCTGTTTGGGATGCTCAGGTCAAAGGCTGGGCATTGCCAGCCTCAGGAGGGCAGGCTTTGCTGTGCTTCTGGACTGGAGGCTGTGGCAGGTCCATGGCTCCTTTTGGGAGAGGAGGCCAAGTTTGGCTCTTCCTtgtgctctgtggctgctggtcctgccaggctgggctcccGCAGGCTCCCTCTGGCCCTGGAGGGACTGgcagggctgccagagctctTGGCTCACCTGTGATCTGTGTCCTGCTTGTTCCTGA
- the PAXX gene encoding protein PAXX isoform X6, with protein MVEPVGPFHLLRAAPGRFLCYCGPDGAVYVTDAMEVWAGELGDGPALGCRCPPEEHGAMLRAALGHGAAALSLGPGSATLRLPEEPRCPALALAQLPAAEARNQLRALVFGMAGCIESLERRLEGPLAMEGACWGGLTCCVRYWGVLSQALALAPVSVAAETLASSCSPEKNAARSQQLFLPDPSPRKSKASGSALPAKRKVPGESLINPGFKSKKAPSGVNFEDS; from the exons ATGGTGGAACCGGTCGGGCCGTTTCACCTGCTGCGAGCCGCGCCGGGCCGATTTCTCTGCTACTGCGGGCCCGACGGCGCCGTCTA TGTGACCGACGCGATGGAGGTCTGGGCCGGGGAGCTCGGCGACGGCCCGGCGCTCGGCTGC CGGTGCCCGCCGGAGGAGCACGGCGCGATGCTCAG GGCCGCCCTGGGTCACGGGGCCGCCGCGCTGAGCCTGGGCCCGGGTTCGGCCACGCTGCGGCTGCCGGAGGAGCCGCGGTGCCCGGCCCTGGCCCTTGCCCAGCTGCCCGCCGCCGAGGCGCGCAACCAGCTGCGGGCGCTGGTCTTCGGCATGGCCGGCTGCATCGAGAGCCTGGAGAGGCGCCTGGAAGGTCC ATTGGCTATGGAGGGAGCTTGCTGGGGAGGCTTGACGTGCTGCGTGCGGTATTGGGGGGTGTTGTCACAAGCTTTGGCTCTGGCTCCTGTCTCAGTAGCAGCGGAGACGTTGGCATCTTCCTGCAGCCCCGAGAAGAACGCTGCCCggagccagcagctcttcctgccaG ATCCCAGCCCCAGGAAGAGTAAGGCTTCTGGCTCAGCTTTGCCAGCCAAGAGGAAGGTCCCGGGGGAGTCTCTCATTAACCCTGGTTTCAAGAg CAAGAAGGCGCCATCTGGAGTGAACTTCGAGGACTCCTGA
- the TMEM141 gene encoding transmembrane protein 141 isoform X6, translating to MVNLGVRRVEDDVAAKHPALQQYAACQSHAFMKGIGTFLAGTGRSSHLGIARAVLGRSPGAAGTSRPCPVTSAPVSAGSGAAFAVQKLARQKLPYSHQWSLLLAAGCCWQSQAHLGFPSCRVPRKLRGNQS from the exons ATGGTCAACCTGGGCGTGCGGCGGGTGGAGGATGATGTGGCCGCCAAGCACCCG GCGCTGCAGCAGTACGCGGCCTGCCAGTCTCACGCCTTCATGAAGGGCATCGGCACCTTCCTGGCAGGTACGGGCCGGTCCAGCCACCTGGGCATCGCCCGGGCTGTCCTTGGCCGCTCCCCGGGCGCAGCGGGGACGTCCCGGCCGTGTCCGGTGACCTCGGCCCCGGTCTCGGCAGGCAGCGGGGCCGCCTTCGCAGTGCAGAAGCTGGCGCGGCAGAAGCTGCCGTACAGCCATCAGTGGAGCCTGCTGCTGGCCGCGG gatgctgctggcaaTCTCAGGCGCACCTCGgcttccccagctgcagggtCCCTCGGAAGCTACGTGGTAACCAGAGCTGA
- the PAXX gene encoding protein PAXX isoform X5, with the protein MVEPVGPFHLLRAAPGRFLCYCGPDGAVYGARRRSTARCSAAETLASSCSPEKNAARSQQLFLPGRRCQGHLPWSCSLVSSPPWRLLVLYPCALQDTRSALGCGCWQPPIVLVLFRAEQGQGSMWWLSGCLGCSGQRLGIASLRRAGFAVLLDWRLWQVHGSFWERRPSLALPCALWLLVLPGWAPAGSLWPWRDWQGCQSSWLTCDLCPACS; encoded by the exons ATGGTGGAACCGGTCGGGCCGTTTCACCTGCTGCGAGCCGCGCCGGGCCGATTTCTCTGCTACTGCGGGCCCGACGGCGCCGTCTA CGGTGCCCGCCGGAGGAGCACGGCGCGATGCTCAG CAGCGGAGACGTTGGCATCTTCCTGCAGCCCCGAGAAGAACGCTGCCCggagccagcagctcttcctgccaGGTAGGCGCTGCCAGGGGCacctgccctggtcctgcagTCTTGTGTCTTCTCCTCCCTGGAGGCTGCTGGTCCTGTATCCATGTGCTCTCCAGGACACTCGGAGTGCCCTcggctgtggctgctggcagccacCCATTGTCCTGGTGCTGTTCcgggcagagcaggggcagggctcGATGTGGTGGCTCTCGGGCTGTTTGGGATGCTCAGGTCAAAGGCTGGGCATTGCCAGCCTCAGGAGGGCAGGCTTTGCTGTGCTTCTGGACTGGAGGCTGTGGCAGGTCCATGGCTCCTTTTGGGAGAGGAGGCCAAGTTTGGCTCTTCCTtgtgctctgtggctgctggtcctgccaggctgggctcccGCAGGCTCCCTCTGGCCCTGGAGGGACTGgcagggctgccagagctctTGGCTCACCTGTGATCTGTGTCCTGCTTGTTCCTGA
- the TMEM141 gene encoding transmembrane protein 141 isoform X4 → MVNLGVRRVEDDVAAKHPALQQYAACQSHAFMKGIGTFLAGTGRSSHLGIARAVLGRSPGAAGTSRPCPVTSAPVSAGSGAAFAVQKLARQKLPYSHQWSLLLAAAAGSLGSYVVTRAETQKCSNFWIYLETGKSPQELSVTGGVSQPAG, encoded by the exons ATGGTCAACCTGGGCGTGCGGCGGGTGGAGGATGATGTGGCCGCCAAGCACCCG GCGCTGCAGCAGTACGCGGCCTGCCAGTCTCACGCCTTCATGAAGGGCATCGGCACCTTCCTGGCAGGTACGGGCCGGTCCAGCCACCTGGGCATCGCCCGGGCTGTCCTTGGCCGCTCCCCGGGCGCAGCGGGGACGTCCCGGCCGTGTCCGGTGACCTCGGCCCCGGTCTCGGCAGGCAGCGGGGCCGCCTTCGCAGTGCAGAAGCTGGCGCGGCAGAAGCTGCCGTACAGCCATCAGTGGAGCCTGCTGCTGGCCGCGG ctgcagggtCCCTCGGAAGCTACGTGGTAACCAGAGCTGAGACGCAGAAATGCTCCAACTTCTGGATTTACCTGGAGACAGGCAAGTCCCCACAGGAGCTCAGCGTGACTGGTGGGGTGTCTCAGCCCGCAG GGTAG
- the TMEM141 gene encoding transmembrane protein 141 isoform X7: protein MVNLGVRRVEDDVAAKHPAAGPPSQCRSWRGRSCRTAISGACCWPRDAAGNLRRTSASPAAGSLGSYVVTRAETQKCSNFWIYLETGKSPQELSVTGGVSQPAENLPSAEDGDGAATSVRKNRYGDVVE from the exons ATGGTCAACCTGGGCGTGCGGCGGGTGGAGGATGATGTGGCCGCCAAGCACCCG GCAGCGGGGCCGCCTTCGCAGTGCAGAAGCTGGCGCGGCAGAAGCTGCCGTACAGCCATCAGTGGAGCCTGCTGCTGGCCGCGG gatgctgctggcaaTCTCAGGCGCACCTCGgcttccccagctgcagggtCCCTCGGAAGCTACGTGGTAACCAGAGCTGAGACGCAGAAATGCTCCAACTTCTGGATTTACCTGGAGACAGGCAAGTCCCCACAGGAGCTCAGCGTGACTGGTGGGGTGTCTCAGCCCGCAG AAAACCTCCCCAGTGCAGAGGACGGGGACGGCGCCGCAACATCGGTGAGGAAGAACAGGTACGGTGACGTGGTGGAGTAG
- the TMEM141 gene encoding transmembrane protein 141 isoform X5, whose translation MVNLGVRRVEDDVAAKHPALQQYAACQSHAFMKGIGTFLAGSGAAFAVQKLARQKLPYSHQWSLLLAAAAGSLGSYVVTRAETQKCSNFWIYLETGKSPQELSVTGGVSQPAENLPSAEDGDGAATSVRKNRYGDVVE comes from the exons ATGGTCAACCTGGGCGTGCGGCGGGTGGAGGATGATGTGGCCGCCAAGCACCCG GCGCTGCAGCAGTACGCGGCCTGCCAGTCTCACGCCTTCATGAAGGGCATCGGCACCTTCCTGGCAG GCAGCGGGGCCGCCTTCGCAGTGCAGAAGCTGGCGCGGCAGAAGCTGCCGTACAGCCATCAGTGGAGCCTGCTGCTGGCCGCGG ctgcagggtCCCTCGGAAGCTACGTGGTAACCAGAGCTGAGACGCAGAAATGCTCCAACTTCTGGATTTACCTGGAGACAGGCAAGTCCCCACAGGAGCTCAGCGTGACTGGTGGGGTGTCTCAGCCCGCAG AAAACCTCCCCAGTGCAGAGGACGGGGACGGCGCCGCAACATCGGTGAGGAAGAACAGGTACGGTGACGTGGTGGAGTAG
- the PAXX gene encoding protein PAXX isoform X2, with translation MAELPGPALVRTRPFPPPAPFHRPFRRGHGGTGRAVSPAASRAGPISLLLRARRRRLRCPPEEHGAMLRAALGHGAAALSLGPGSATLRLPEEPRCPALALAQLPAAEARNQLRALVFGMAGCIESLERRLEAAETLASSCSPEKNAARSQQLFLPGRRCQGHLPWSCSLVSSPPWRLLVLYPCALQDTRSALGCGCWQPPIVLVLFRAEQGQGSMWWLSGCLGCSGQRLGIASLRRAGFAVLLDWRLWQVHGSFWERRPSLALPCALWLLVLPGWAPAGSLWPWRDWQGCQSSWLTCDLCPACS, from the exons ATGGCGGAGCTGCCGGGCCCGGCCCTGGTCAGGACCCGCCCTTTTCCACCACCCGCCCCTTTTCACCGCCCCTTCCGCCGCGGCCATGGTGGAACCGGTCGGGCCGTTTCACCTGCTGCGAGCCGCGCCGGGCCGATTTCTCTGCTACTGCGGGCCCGACGGCGCCGTCTA CGGTGCCCGCCGGAGGAGCACGGCGCGATGCTCAG GGCCGCCCTGGGTCACGGGGCCGCCGCGCTGAGCCTGGGCCCGGGTTCGGCCACGCTGCGGCTGCCGGAGGAGCCGCGGTGCCCGGCCCTGGCCCTTGCCCAGCTGCCCGCCGCCGAGGCGCGCAACCAGCTGCGGGCGCTGGTCTTCGGCATGGCCGGCTGCATCGAGAGCCTGGAGAGGCGCCTGGAAG CAGCGGAGACGTTGGCATCTTCCTGCAGCCCCGAGAAGAACGCTGCCCggagccagcagctcttcctgccaGGTAGGCGCTGCCAGGGGCacctgccctggtcctgcagTCTTGTGTCTTCTCCTCCCTGGAGGCTGCTGGTCCTGTATCCATGTGCTCTCCAGGACACTCGGAGTGCCCTcggctgtggctgctggcagccacCCATTGTCCTGGTGCTGTTCcgggcagagcaggggcagggctcGATGTGGTGGCTCTCGGGCTGTTTGGGATGCTCAGGTCAAAGGCTGGGCATTGCCAGCCTCAGGAGGGCAGGCTTTGCTGTGCTTCTGGACTGGAGGCTGTGGCAGGTCCATGGCTCCTTTTGGGAGAGGAGGCCAAGTTTGGCTCTTCCTtgtgctctgtggctgctggtcctgccaggctgggctcccGCAGGCTCCCTCTGGCCCTGGAGGGACTGgcagggctgccagagctctTGGCTCACCTGTGATCTGTGTCCTGCTTGTTCCTGA
- the TMEM141 gene encoding transmembrane protein 141 isoform X3 encodes MVNLGVRRVEDDVAAKHPALQQYAACQSHAFMKGIGTFLAGTGRSSHLGIARAVLGRSPGAAGTSRPCPVTSAPVSAGSGAAFAVQKLARQKLPYSHQWSLLLAAAAGSLGSYVVTRAETQKCSNFWIYLETENLPSAEDGDGAATSVRKNRYGDVVE; translated from the exons ATGGTCAACCTGGGCGTGCGGCGGGTGGAGGATGATGTGGCCGCCAAGCACCCG GCGCTGCAGCAGTACGCGGCCTGCCAGTCTCACGCCTTCATGAAGGGCATCGGCACCTTCCTGGCAGGTACGGGCCGGTCCAGCCACCTGGGCATCGCCCGGGCTGTCCTTGGCCGCTCCCCGGGCGCAGCGGGGACGTCCCGGCCGTGTCCGGTGACCTCGGCCCCGGTCTCGGCAGGCAGCGGGGCCGCCTTCGCAGTGCAGAAGCTGGCGCGGCAGAAGCTGCCGTACAGCCATCAGTGGAGCCTGCTGCTGGCCGCGG ctgcagggtCCCTCGGAAGCTACGTGGTAACCAGAGCTGAGACGCAGAAATGCTCCAACTTCTGGATTTACCTGGAGACAG AAAACCTCCCCAGTGCAGAGGACGGGGACGGCGCCGCAACATCGGTGAGGAAGAACAGGTACGGTGACGTGGTGGAGTAG